Proteins encoded together in one Lysinibacillus sp. FSL K6-0232 window:
- a CDS encoding response regulator, protein MKRLLIVDDQQGIRLLLNEVLKKEGYTTYLAANGPEALKFASEQEMDCVLLDMKIPGMDGIEILRRLKEKWPKLPVFMMTAYGELDVVQEALKLGAIRYFTKPFDIFEVRDEVNKTLQV, encoded by the coding sequence GTGAAAAGATTATTAATTGTCGATGATCAGCAGGGGATTCGGTTGCTATTAAATGAAGTATTGAAAAAGGAAGGCTATACGACATATTTAGCAGCTAATGGACCAGAGGCATTAAAGTTTGCCAGTGAGCAAGAGATGGATTGTGTGTTATTAGATATGAAAATACCGGGAATGGATGGTATTGAAATTTTAAGACGTTTAAAAGAGAAATGGCCAAAGCTTCCAGTATTTATGATGACAGCATATGGTGAGCTAGATGTTGTACAAGAAGCTTTAAAGCTAGGAGCAATTCGTTACTTTACAAAGCCTTTTGATATTTTTGAAGTGCGTGATGAGGTTAATAAAACATTACAAGTTTAA